One part of the Armatimonadota bacterium genome encodes these proteins:
- a CDS encoding alpha-galactosidase produces the protein MIPFLLLAATHSPQHNVDVRTEQVSVSVSRATGRFDLAWSGNRAAIRSAYGEVKLGDGTTYRTDEATTHTVDVVSIRDRFGKGRRLVIHHRKDGKPELRQTISVYGHEVFVSLDIVGKSEQRSNYIAALVAASATMPHMAPLQCLFTPYDNDNYAKYRSDGWKDVEPEGSYEVGGIYDDSTRKGLIVGSVDHDIWKSAIQFDRAGRLTVFAGATGKFTHDRDPHGEVAGKTIHSPRFVVSPTDDWRAGLERYGDLNAMVQPKLPWKGPVPMGWNSWSGHKDKVTYNDAVSALNFVHTELPWLRTGDTAYINFDSFWDNLTREQRVDFVKKCHAAGLKAGIYWTPFVNWGEPDWKAIDGYKFKDLQLKDAKGELLPKLDGGWPLDPTHPGTLARIDANMKDFVDQGFDYIKLDFLTHGSLEGKHYDPKATTGTAAYRVGMQHLVDQVKQSKIGRPFFISLSIAPLFPQGYGHSRRISCDVFSNIGASEYFLNSQNYAWWQAGRLYAFDDPDSACVYQARGEEPTLMEEARTRFTASVIGGGMMIEGDNLTDAAAIARVRTIFGNKEAIRLAAKTPQFRPVYGNMGEGSGDHFVWIENSHSAYIALFNFDRKNPATKTIDFARCGLGTGKWNLHDLWTGKDTVASGKLDLELASRDCALIHLTRRP, from the coding sequence ATGATTCCCTTTCTCTTGCTTGCCGCCACTCATTCTCCTCAGCACAACGTCGACGTTCGAACCGAACAAGTTTCGGTATCGGTCTCGCGAGCGACGGGCCGATTCGATCTCGCTTGGAGCGGGAATCGGGCGGCTATTCGGTCGGCGTACGGCGAGGTGAAACTGGGCGACGGCACAACCTACCGAACGGATGAGGCGACGACGCACACGGTGGACGTGGTCTCGATTCGCGATCGGTTTGGAAAGGGCCGTCGGCTGGTCATCCACCACCGCAAGGATGGAAAGCCGGAACTTCGGCAAACGATCTCGGTGTACGGACACGAGGTTTTTGTCTCGCTGGACATCGTGGGCAAGTCCGAACAGCGTTCGAACTACATCGCGGCGTTGGTGGCGGCTTCGGCGACGATGCCGCACATGGCTCCCCTGCAATGCCTTTTCACTCCTTACGATAACGACAATTACGCTAAGTATCGGTCGGATGGGTGGAAGGATGTCGAGCCGGAAGGGAGCTACGAAGTCGGCGGAATCTACGACGATTCGACCCGGAAAGGGTTGATCGTGGGGTCCGTAGACCACGACATTTGGAAGTCGGCGATCCAGTTCGACCGAGCCGGAAGACTGACGGTTTTCGCGGGGGCGACGGGCAAATTCACGCATGACAGGGACCCGCACGGCGAAGTGGCGGGCAAAACGATTCATTCGCCTCGTTTCGTCGTCAGCCCCACCGACGATTGGCGCGCTGGCCTAGAGCGATACGGCGACTTGAACGCGATGGTTCAGCCCAAACTGCCATGGAAGGGGCCGGTGCCGATGGGCTGGAATTCGTGGTCGGGGCACAAGGACAAGGTCACCTATAATGATGCGGTTTCGGCCCTGAACTTTGTCCATACCGAGCTCCCCTGGCTCCGAACAGGCGATACGGCCTACATCAACTTCGATTCGTTTTGGGACAACCTGACGCGCGAACAGCGGGTGGATTTTGTGAAGAAATGCCACGCGGCGGGGCTGAAGGCGGGCATTTATTGGACGCCGTTCGTGAACTGGGGCGAGCCGGATTGGAAGGCGATCGACGGATACAAATTCAAGGACCTGCAACTGAAGGACGCCAAGGGCGAACTCTTGCCAAAGCTGGACGGCGGATGGCCGCTGGACCCCACGCACCCAGGCACGTTGGCGCGAATCGACGCCAATATGAAGGACTTTGTGGACCAAGGGTTCGACTATATCAAGCTCGACTTTTTGACCCACGGATCGTTGGAGGGCAAGCATTACGACCCGAAGGCGACGACGGGCACGGCGGCGTACCGAGTGGGCATGCAACACCTGGTGGACCAAGTGAAACAGTCGAAGATTGGGCGGCCATTCTTCATCAGTTTGAGCATCGCGCCGCTGTTTCCGCAGGGGTACGGGCACAGCCGACGGATCTCGTGCGACGTGTTTTCGAACATCGGCGCGAGCGAGTACTTCCTAAATTCGCAGAACTACGCGTGGTGGCAGGCGGGGCGGCTGTACGCCTTCGACGACCCCGATAGCGCCTGCGTGTACCAGGCCCGGGGCGAAGAGCCGACGCTGATGGAGGAGGCGAGAACCCGGTTCACGGCTTCGGTGATCGGCGGCGGCATGATGATCGAGGGCGACAACCTGACCGACGCGGCGGCCATCGCTCGAGTGCGGACGATCTTTGGCAATAAGGAAGCGATTCGGCTGGCGGCGAAGACGCCGCAGTTCCGGCCGGTTTACGGCAACATGGGCGAAGGGTCGGGCGATCATTTTGTGTGGATCGAAAACTCCCATAGCGCCTACATCGCGCTATTCAACTTTGACCGGAAGAACCCGGCGACCAAGACGATCGACTTTGCGCGGTGCGGCTTGGGGACGGGAAAGTGGAATCTTCATGACCTTTGGACGGGCAAAGACACCGTCGCATCGGGCAAGCTCGATCTAGAGTTGGCATCGCGCGACTGCGCGCTGATCCACTTGACGAGACGCCCATGA
- a CDS encoding glycoside hydrolase family 95 protein, with protein MVDVTVDPAKCIWAQEPATRFFESSVLGNGRLGAMVFGDPKTERVVLNESGMWSGGPQDADREDAHLFLAQIRQLMAEGRHVEAEAMTQAHFTCKGPGGAGPLFGCYQVFANLLIELAGSSFSDYRRVLDLDSAVATVSYRSGGVHFTREAFVSVPQQAFVYRLTADRLGTVSFSASLQREAAATVRVDGNDLVIEGKLDPGVGFKGRLRIVAQGGRVGPRGTNLFVEGANEAVLIFTAGTSLNDADFERTVDTQIEAAASTNYAELKAKSIEDHRQYFRRVELSLPSGPLAMKPTVERLKANIKGEGDPSLAALLFHFGRYLLISGSRPDSPLPTNLQGIWAEELQTPWNGDFHLDINVQMNYWPVEAVNLGDCHQPLLNYIPKLVPNGEKTAQAYYQARGWVAHVITNPWHFTPPGEYSSWGSFTTGGGWLCQHLWNHYAYSLDREYLKQVYPTLKGAAQFFLDILTKDAKHGWLVTGPSNSPESKFLDPETGKPIANCMGPTCDTQIVREVFTNVIAAAKVLDTDSEFADEVASALPQLAPTRVGKHGQVMEWLEDYDEEDVHHRHLSHLYGLYPGDQISPDATPDLAEAAKVTLRRKGDDGVGWSLAHKASLWARLREGDHAWKLLKRQLNLELDTGIRYDGGGGTYPNMLAACPPFQIDANFGATAAIAEMLVQGDADTIRLLPALPAAWKEGSFRGLRVRGGLTVDVTWRDGKVTHHQIHGPAADQVKVLQP; from the coding sequence ATGGTTGACGTAACGGTCGATCCCGCCAAGTGCATCTGGGCTCAGGAACCGGCGACGCGATTCTTCGAATCGTCGGTTCTTGGGAACGGACGCCTTGGCGCGATGGTCTTTGGGGACCCAAAGACCGAACGGGTCGTCCTCAATGAGTCCGGCATGTGGTCGGGCGGACCACAAGACGCGGACCGGGAAGATGCCCATCTTTTCCTCGCTCAGATTCGCCAGTTGATGGCCGAAGGTCGGCACGTGGAGGCCGAAGCAATGACCCAGGCGCATTTTACGTGCAAGGGGCCAGGTGGCGCGGGGCCATTGTTCGGCTGTTATCAGGTTTTTGCGAATCTCTTGATCGAGCTCGCCGGGTCCAGTTTTTCGGACTACCGACGTGTTCTCGACTTGGATTCGGCGGTAGCGACGGTTTCGTATCGTTCCGGCGGTGTTCACTTCACTCGGGAGGCGTTCGTCTCGGTTCCCCAACAGGCTTTCGTGTATCGGCTGACGGCCGATCGACTAGGAACGGTTTCATTTTCAGCCTCTCTCCAACGCGAGGCGGCGGCAACGGTTCGGGTGGACGGCAACGACTTGGTCATTGAAGGCAAGCTCGACCCCGGCGTTGGGTTCAAGGGTCGCTTGAGGATCGTGGCACAAGGCGGACGAGTCGGCCCACGTGGGACCAACCTCTTCGTCGAAGGGGCCAACGAAGCGGTGTTGATTTTTACGGCTGGGACGAGCCTCAACGACGCCGATTTTGAGCGCACGGTCGATACCCAAATTGAGGCGGCTGCCTCGACCAACTATGCCGAATTGAAAGCGAAAAGCATCGAGGACCACCGACAGTATTTCCGTCGGGTCGAACTCTCCCTGCCCTCCGGCCCGCTGGCCATGAAGCCGACGGTCGAGCGGCTGAAAGCCAATATCAAAGGAGAAGGCGACCCATCGCTGGCGGCTCTCCTTTTCCACTTCGGTCGGTACCTTTTGATTTCGGGTTCACGACCGGATAGCCCGCTTCCCACCAACTTGCAGGGAATATGGGCCGAAGAGCTTCAGACGCCGTGGAACGGCGATTTCCACCTCGATATCAACGTTCAGATGAACTATTGGCCGGTTGAGGCGGTGAATCTCGGCGACTGCCACCAACCGCTGTTGAACTATATTCCCAAGTTGGTGCCCAACGGCGAGAAGACAGCGCAGGCGTACTACCAAGCGCGCGGATGGGTGGCGCACGTCATCACCAACCCTTGGCACTTCACACCGCCCGGCGAATACTCATCTTGGGGATCTTTTACGACGGGCGGCGGCTGGCTGTGCCAGCACCTTTGGAATCATTACGCCTATAGCCTCGACCGCGAGTACCTCAAGCAGGTCTATCCCACTCTAAAGGGAGCGGCGCAGTTCTTTCTCGACATCCTCACCAAGGACGCCAAGCACGGCTGGCTGGTGACGGGACCCTCGAACTCACCCGAAAGCAAGTTTCTGGACCCGGAGACGGGCAAACCAATTGCGAACTGCATGGGTCCGACTTGCGACACGCAGATCGTGCGCGAAGTCTTCACCAACGTGATCGCGGCGGCCAAGGTGTTGGACACAGATTCGGAGTTTGCCGATGAGGTTGCATCGGCCCTTCCTCAGCTCGCGCCGACGCGGGTTGGCAAGCATGGGCAGGTGATGGAGTGGCTGGAGGACTACGACGAAGAGGACGTCCACCATCGCCACCTTTCCCACCTTTATGGCTTGTATCCAGGCGACCAAATCTCGCCCGACGCGACTCCCGATCTGGCCGAAGCGGCCAAGGTGACGCTGAGGCGTAAGGGCGACGACGGCGTTGGCTGGAGCCTGGCTCACAAGGCGTCGCTTTGGGCTCGACTTCGGGAGGGCGACCACGCCTGGAAGCTGTTGAAGCGTCAGTTGAATTTGGAATTGGATACAGGAATCCGCTACGATGGCGGTGGGGGAACGTATCCAAACATGCTCGCTGCCTGTCCGCCGTTTCAGATCGACGCTAATTTTGGGGCGACGGCCGCCATCGCCGAAATGCTCGTTCAGGGCGACGCCGACACCATTCGGCTCCTTCCCGCTTTGCCTGCGGCGTGGAAAGAAGGGAGCTTTCGTGGCCTTCGGGTTCGCGGCGGGCTCACCGTCGATGTCACCTGGCGCGATGGCAAAGTCACTCACCATCAGATCCACGGTCCGGCTGCGGATCAGGTCAAAGTCCTTCAACCATGA
- a CDS encoding prepilin-type N-terminal cleavage/methylation domain-containing protein has product MKKAFTLIELLVVIAIIAILAAILFPVFAQAKAAAKRTSELSNIKNMSLGMIMYQGDVDDALVLVYQMNWSHPRYQGMTWKDSILPYIKNGGRQPKADGTFYATQGDGGIYSAPTYDGNWANFSDGGNTYPGDQTSRFPRAYALNCDAGKNENQGDTDVESEDATVYQRAYTWDGYPVYVRGGSGQSSSLENLAGTAMTMGTRTPFPNIYSRYFAYGCDSYWCGNANNNVSYARGIGAKQVAFSFFDGHVKTMNGFKSFADDVYDMYKVRVTGSDWPGAPAVTYWMSQIGEWK; this is encoded by the coding sequence ATGAAAAAAGCATTTACACTCATCGAGCTTCTCGTTGTAATAGCCATCATCGCAATTCTTGCAGCCATTCTATTCCCTGTATTCGCTCAGGCCAAGGCGGCCGCAAAGAGAACTTCCGAGCTTAGCAATATCAAAAATATGTCGCTCGGCATGATCATGTATCAGGGCGATGTTGACGATGCCCTCGTGTTGGTCTACCAGATGAACTGGAGCCACCCACGGTATCAAGGCATGACGTGGAAGGATTCGATTCTTCCGTACATTAAGAACGGCGGCCGACAGCCGAAAGCCGACGGCACGTTCTACGCCACGCAGGGCGACGGTGGCATCTATTCCGCGCCGACCTACGATGGCAACTGGGCCAACTTCAGCGACGGGGGCAACACCTATCCGGGTGACCAAACCAGCCGATTCCCGCGGGCCTACGCCCTTAACTGCGACGCCGGTAAGAACGAAAACCAAGGCGACACCGACGTTGAGAGCGAAGACGCAACGGTCTATCAGCGCGCGTACACGTGGGACGGCTATCCGGTCTACGTCCGCGGCGGATCGGGGCAATCCAGCTCGCTGGAGAACCTTGCCGGCACGGCGATGACGATGGGCACGCGAACTCCGTTCCCGAACATCTACTCTCGCTATTTCGCTTACGGATGCGATTCGTACTGGTGCGGCAATGCCAATAACAACGTCTCCTACGCTCGCGGCATCGGCGCAAAGCAGGTCGCTTTCTCGTTCTTTGACGGCCACGTCAAGACGATGAACGGCTTCAAGTCGTTTGCCGATGACGTGTACGACATGTACAAAGTCCGCGTGACGGGCAGCGACTGGCCCGGCGCTCCGGCGGTCACGTACTGGATGTCCCAAATCGGCGAGTGGAAATAA
- a CDS encoding LacI family DNA-binding transcriptional regulator, with amino-acid sequence MANISGATVSRVLSGRTDVAIAPETRERVLKAAQELGYLPNSAARALISGRTGLVGFWMSLEYSPYRGEVLELMRILLRGTECALAVTDVDEEYNWAHSFDRALRVPVDGIIAFDNSASVEAFATQADSLAPLMPFVSMGAYWSEARSFVGVDLYKGAEKAMHHLIETGRKSVAYVAPWTSDLINSGPRFDAYCACMTEAGLEPQTIGVQTTTFGAIKQVLDETLDQKQLPEALLCMNDEMALAASIALEKRGLQVGKDVAIVGFNGIRETATAPVPITTVRQPIEEMCSLAWKFLDAQMKDPKAPLQQKILIPELVVRESSAP; translated from the coding sequence ATGGCCAATATCTCGGGGGCGACCGTGTCGCGCGTCCTGAGTGGCCGCACCGACGTCGCGATTGCGCCGGAGACCCGCGAGAGGGTTTTGAAGGCGGCGCAGGAACTCGGCTACCTTCCCAACTCGGCGGCGCGTGCGCTGATCAGCGGTCGAACCGGACTGGTCGGTTTCTGGATGAGCTTGGAGTATTCGCCCTATCGTGGCGAAGTTCTGGAGCTGATGCGAATCCTGCTTCGCGGCACAGAGTGCGCCCTTGCGGTTACGGATGTGGATGAAGAGTACAACTGGGCCCATTCGTTCGACCGAGCCCTCCGCGTTCCGGTGGACGGCATCATCGCTTTCGATAACTCGGCTTCGGTGGAGGCGTTCGCCACGCAGGCGGACAGCTTGGCTCCGCTCATGCCTTTTGTGAGCATGGGCGCGTACTGGTCGGAAGCGCGAAGTTTCGTCGGTGTCGATCTCTACAAAGGAGCCGAGAAGGCGATGCACCACCTGATCGAAACCGGTCGAAAATCCGTTGCTTACGTTGCGCCCTGGACCTCGGACCTCATCAACAGTGGTCCGCGATTCGATGCTTACTGCGCCTGCATGACTGAGGCCGGACTGGAGCCGCAAACCATCGGCGTCCAGACCACGACGTTTGGCGCGATCAAGCAGGTTCTGGACGAGACGCTCGACCAGAAGCAACTGCCAGAAGCCCTGCTGTGCATGAACGATGAAATGGCGCTGGCGGCTTCGATCGCCTTGGAAAAGCGTGGCCTACAAGTGGGCAAGGATGTGGCCATCGTCGGCTTTAACGGCATCCGCGAAACGGCCACCGCTCCGGTTCCCATCACCACGGTTCGACAGCCGATCGAGGAGATGTGCTCACTCGCCTGGAAGTTCCTGGACGCCCAGATGAAAGATCCGAAGGCGCCGCTCCAACAAAAGATTCTTATCCCCGAACTCGTCGTACGCGAATCCTCGGCGCCCTGA
- a CDS encoding alpha-galactosidase encodes MSESRTFVVSTATTKLTLIVDEERRLRLKGFGNIDHSASLPLAYPAAGDGWVFEPAISVIHADGNTSTDLRVIDAKYGEDELKVTLKDEVYDCRVALSIRANAETDIFETSVRIENHEAGEIVVESMASSSFDFGKADWHLTQFRGDWADEANMETERLGAGIKVLDSKLMVRAHQFTSPWFILSNGPLHETEGEVFGGSLAWPSSFQFVFEKMPKGNLVATCGYNPRGSRFHLQPGEALDAPTMIWAWSGEGSGDLSRKLHRYMRERVIRDGDRLRPILLNNWEATYFKFDEAKIESLFAGAKDLGMELFLLDDGWFGSKYPRDGDHQGLGDWMPDPKKLPHGLSRLTDAAKELGLRFGLWFEPEMVNPGSELCERHPDWLIQQPSRAYEPQRNQMILDLANPEVRDFAYNVLHETLLQYPGISFVKWDCNRYVTQPGSPYLPANRQSHLQIEYAKALDHIMDRLKEDHPEVEVMMCSGGGGRVDYRSMRCAHEVWPSDMTDPVRRIFIQWGYSHFFPAMALANHVTRWGERPLKFCFDVAMSGSLGMDVDVAQLSESDRCFAKSAIETYKRIRDVVQFGELHRLESPYDGARCSLLFRLGERAILFVYASTAVAASDLALRGLDEGQSYRVKEINTVGGSGLEATLDFRHILALPEYVELTSSVFEITPI; translated from the coding sequence TTGAGCGAAAGCCGTACTTTCGTCGTTTCGACGGCGACTACAAAACTGACTTTGATCGTCGATGAAGAGCGTCGACTGCGGCTAAAGGGATTTGGAAACATCGACCACAGCGCTTCCCTTCCGCTTGCCTACCCTGCGGCGGGCGACGGGTGGGTTTTCGAACCGGCGATCTCAGTCATTCATGCCGATGGCAACACCTCGACCGATCTTCGAGTAATTGACGCGAAGTACGGTGAAGACGAGTTGAAGGTGACGCTGAAGGACGAAGTTTACGATTGTCGAGTCGCCCTCTCCATCAGAGCCAACGCTGAGACCGACATCTTTGAAACCTCGGTCCGAATCGAGAACCACGAGGCTGGCGAGATCGTAGTCGAGTCGATGGCATCAAGCTCGTTCGACTTTGGGAAGGCGGATTGGCACCTGACCCAGTTTCGGGGCGACTGGGCAGACGAGGCGAACATGGAAACGGAGCGGCTGGGAGCCGGCATCAAGGTTCTGGATTCCAAGCTGATGGTGCGCGCCCATCAGTTCACATCGCCGTGGTTCATCTTATCGAACGGACCGTTGCATGAAACCGAAGGCGAGGTTTTTGGCGGATCGCTGGCTTGGCCCAGCAGCTTCCAGTTCGTGTTCGAGAAGATGCCAAAAGGCAACCTGGTAGCCACCTGTGGATACAACCCGCGCGGATCGCGATTTCATCTCCAACCGGGCGAGGCGCTCGACGCGCCGACGATGATTTGGGCTTGGAGCGGCGAGGGGTCGGGTGACCTTTCGCGAAAGCTTCACCGGTACATGAGGGAGCGGGTGATCCGGGACGGTGACCGGTTGCGGCCGATTCTGCTGAACAACTGGGAGGCGACCTATTTCAAATTCGACGAGGCCAAAATCGAATCGCTTTTTGCGGGCGCGAAGGACCTCGGCATGGAGCTTTTTCTGCTCGATGACGGCTGGTTCGGAAGCAAATATCCCCGCGATGGAGACCATCAGGGCCTCGGCGATTGGATGCCGGACCCGAAGAAGCTTCCGCATGGCCTTTCTCGGTTGACGGATGCGGCGAAGGAACTGGGCTTAAGGTTCGGGTTGTGGTTTGAGCCCGAGATGGTGAACCCCGGCAGCGAGCTTTGCGAACGGCATCCGGACTGGCTGATCCAGCAGCCGAGTCGGGCGTACGAGCCGCAGAGGAACCAGATGATCCTCGACTTGGCGAACCCCGAAGTGCGAGACTTTGCCTATAACGTTCTGCACGAGACCCTCTTGCAGTACCCCGGAATCTCGTTCGTGAAGTGGGACTGCAATCGGTACGTGACCCAGCCGGGTTCGCCGTACCTCCCAGCGAATCGGCAATCGCATCTGCAGATCGAGTACGCGAAGGCGCTGGATCACATCATGGATCGGCTGAAGGAGGACCATCCCGAGGTGGAGGTGATGATGTGTTCGGGCGGCGGCGGACGGGTGGATTACCGCTCGATGCGGTGCGCGCACGAGGTTTGGCCAAGCGACATGACTGACCCGGTGCGGCGAATCTTCATCCAGTGGGGATACAGCCATTTCTTCCCCGCGATGGCATTGGCGAACCATGTGACCCGATGGGGTGAGCGGCCGCTGAAGTTCTGTTTCGACGTGGCGATGAGTGGCAGTTTGGGGATGGACGTCGATGTCGCTCAGCTTTCGGAGAGCGATCGATGCTTCGCTAAGTCGGCGATCGAGACGTACAAACGAATTCGGGATGTGGTGCAGTTTGGCGAGTTGCATCGGCTGGAGTCGCCGTACGATGGAGCGCGGTGCTCCTTGCTGTTCCGATTGGGCGAAAGGGCGATCCTGTTCGTGTACGCATCGACGGCGGTTGCGGCTTCGGACTTGGCCTTGCGAGGGCTGGACGAAGGGCAAAGCTACCGAGTGAAAGAGATCAACACGGTGGGTGGCAGCGGCCTGGAGGCGACCCTCGATTTTCGGCACATTTTGGCACTCCCCGAGTACGTCGAGCTGACCAGTTCCGTATTCGAAATCACCCCGATCTAG
- a CDS encoding cupin domain-containing protein — protein sequence MTITRIGSEPTQVGPAEYFTGHVILNMPFQGDSPSNLVGATVSFDPGARTHWHTHPVGQTLLVIAGMGWIQSWGGVKQTVNPGDIVEFAPGEKHWHGATVNTSMSHIAVQDAQDGKTATWLEPVTEEQYLGS from the coding sequence ATGACGATAACTCGCATCGGTTCAGAGCCGACACAAGTCGGCCCGGCGGAATACTTCACTGGCCATGTGATCCTCAACATGCCCTTCCAAGGTGATTCGCCGTCAAACCTTGTCGGTGCGACCGTGAGCTTCGATCCCGGCGCTCGTACCCATTGGCATACGCATCCGGTCGGGCAAACGCTTCTGGTCATCGCCGGCATGGGATGGATTCAAAGCTGGGGAGGGGTCAAACAGACCGTTAACCCTGGCGATATCGTCGAATTCGCACCTGGCGAAAAGCATTGGCATGGCGCGACTGTTAACACGTCGATGTCGCACATCGCGGTTCAGGACGCCCAAGATGGGAAAACGGCGACATGGCTGGAACCCGTCACCGAAGAGCAATATCTGGGAAGCTAA
- a CDS encoding phage tail sheath family protein, with product MPTLTYPGVYPVEVPSGLATIVGAPTSRAAFIGRAAKGQTNLATLITSFADFERFFGGLASFSSMSFAVRDFFLNGGSECVCVRLYKGSGTTIVPLKLFTTITSVPADFTTLTEYSVIFQAANEGRWAEGIRITIDNNVSAASLALLGVVQNKAFNMTVLDPVSGVSESYSNLVMNSTHVNSVITVLANQSALIRVQSNAATVDAATVPTAGLTDKLSLCESLTSITKNDGSISESTRTTRLSAIATAQAGYVTERVASDGSDLDMSTFLPANAQRDKKGLYAFEQVDIFNILCIPPYKATSSVPNQDVDVSLVSVAADYCVQRFAFLILDAPSAWTMPNGSSSAGVVEGMNNATDQLGTRSDHAAVFWPRLKQPNPFKNNMSENFSVVGAVAGVFARTDSERGVWVAPAGLHAVFNNVPDLAYNMTNGEQGLLNPIAVNGLRIKIPTGRVVFGCRTLAGDDRVVSDYKQVQVRRVALFLEQSITRSMEWAVHQPNEEVTWSQIRLSIGAFMRDQFRKGMFAGSTPKDAYYVKCDSTTTTQTDINNGVMNVEVGFKPLKAAEFIVLRFKQMIGDVQV from the coding sequence ATGCCGACTCTAACTTATCCTGGTGTTTATCCTGTGGAAGTCCCCAGCGGCTTGGCGACCATTGTTGGCGCACCTACGTCTAGGGCGGCCTTCATTGGGCGAGCAGCTAAGGGCCAAACAAATCTCGCCACTTTGATCACCAGCTTCGCCGATTTCGAGCGCTTTTTCGGCGGGCTCGCTTCGTTTAGCTCGATGAGCTTTGCCGTTCGGGATTTCTTCCTCAATGGCGGGTCGGAATGTGTGTGTGTCCGACTGTACAAGGGATCAGGAACGACCATCGTTCCTCTCAAGCTCTTCACGACCATCACCTCTGTCCCGGCGGACTTCACGACCTTGACCGAGTACTCCGTCATCTTCCAGGCAGCGAACGAAGGCCGATGGGCAGAGGGTATTCGAATCACGATTGACAACAACGTCTCGGCCGCTTCGCTCGCCCTATTGGGTGTGGTCCAGAACAAGGCTTTCAACATGACCGTGTTGGACCCGGTTTCCGGCGTTTCGGAGTCCTATTCGAACCTGGTTATGAATTCGACCCATGTCAACTCAGTGATCACGGTTCTGGCTAACCAGTCGGCATTGATTCGGGTTCAATCGAACGCGGCGACGGTTGATGCCGCTACGGTTCCTACCGCTGGTCTTACCGACAAGCTGTCGCTCTGCGAGAGTCTGACCAGTATTACGAAGAACGACGGTTCCATCTCGGAATCGACGCGCACCACTCGCCTTAGCGCGATCGCCACGGCCCAGGCTGGCTACGTGACGGAGCGGGTCGCTAGCGACGGTTCGGACTTGGACATGTCGACCTTCCTCCCGGCCAACGCGCAACGCGACAAGAAGGGTTTATACGCCTTCGAGCAGGTCGATATTTTCAACATCCTCTGCATCCCGCCATACAAGGCAACCAGTTCGGTGCCCAACCAGGATGTGGATGTATCGCTGGTCAGCGTGGCCGCGGACTATTGCGTCCAGCGGTTTGCGTTCCTGATTCTCGATGCGCCGTCGGCGTGGACGATGCCCAACGGTAGCAGTTCGGCCGGCGTGGTGGAAGGCATGAACAATGCAACCGACCAACTCGGCACGCGATCAGACCATGCGGCGGTGTTCTGGCCGAGGCTGAAGCAACCGAACCCGTTTAAGAACAACATGTCCGAGAATTTCTCGGTCGTTGGCGCGGTCGCCGGTGTCTTTGCTCGAACGGACTCCGAAAGAGGCGTCTGGGTCGCTCCAGCGGGGCTTCATGCGGTGTTCAACAACGTTCCCGACCTGGCCTACAACATGACGAACGGTGAGCAGGGTCTGCTCAATCCGATTGCGGTCAATGGTCTACGGATCAAGATTCCCACCGGACGGGTCGTTTTTGGCTGCCGCACGTTGGCGGGCGATGATCGCGTAGTTTCGGACTACAAGCAGGTTCAAGTTCGCAGAGTCGCCCTCTTCTTGGAGCAGAGCATCACCCGCTCGATGGAGTGGGCCGTCCACCAACCCAACGAGGAGGTGACTTGGTCTCAGATTCGCCTCAGCATCGGCGCGTTCATGCGCGATCAGTTCCGCAAAGGCATGTTTGCCGGATCGACTCCGAAGGACGCGTACTACGTGAAATGCGACTCGACGACGACCACCCAGACGGATATCAACAACGGGGTGATGAACGTCGAGGTCGGATTCAAACCCCTTAAGGCCGCCGAATTTATTGTGCTGCGGTTCAAGCAAATGATTGGAGATGTGCAGGTTTAA
- a CDS encoding phage tail protein — MAEFTVNQKRFDPYKNFKFRIKWDGNFVAGVSKCSMLKRTTEVVKHRSGGDPSTSRKSPGRTEFEAVTLERGVTHDRAFQQWAAKVWNFGGGPGAESSLADFRKDITIEVYNEAGQKVIAYKLLRCWVSEYHALPDLDANANAIAIESIKIENEGFEMDTDVVEPSEPTLSL; from the coding sequence ATGGCAGAATTTACGGTAAATCAGAAGAGGTTCGACCCCTATAAGAACTTCAAATTCCGAATCAAGTGGGATGGAAATTTCGTCGCTGGCGTCAGCAAATGTTCGATGCTGAAGCGCACGACGGAAGTGGTGAAGCACCGCTCTGGCGGGGACCCCAGTACCAGCCGAAAGAGCCCTGGGCGAACCGAATTTGAGGCGGTGACCCTTGAGCGGGGCGTGACCCACGACCGGGCGTTCCAGCAATGGGCGGCCAAGGTGTGGAACTTTGGGGGAGGCCCCGGCGCAGAGTCGTCGCTGGCCGATTTTCGCAAGGATATCACCATTGAGGTTTACAACGAAGCGGGCCAAAAGGTCATCGCCTACAAACTGCTTCGCTGTTGGGTTTCGGAGTACCACGCGCTTCCCGATTTGGATGCGAACGCCAATGCCATCGCCATCGAGTCGATCAAGATCGAAAACGAAGGATTCGAGATGGATACGGATGTAGTGGAACCGTCTGAGCCGACCCTCAGCCTGTAA